In Blautia sp. SC05B48, a single genomic region encodes these proteins:
- a CDS encoding LytTR family DNA-binding domain-containing protein yields MKLQLLEKKDLAEPEIDIRYSSMTQPLNRIVQYIRQQEYLIQGIFEKKLYQIPLNEVLYFETVDKKTFMYTQQKIFECKKTLSAIEQDLIRSNVVRISKTALLNISCLVCVKPYPNHRLLAELNNEENLIVSRKYIPILRDKIRSGYYE; encoded by the coding sequence TTGAAACTGCAACTATTGGAAAAAAAAGATTTGGCTGAACCGGAAATAGATATACGATATTCAAGTATGACCCAACCTTTAAATCGGATTGTTCAATATATCCGTCAACAAGAATATCTTATACAAGGAATTTTTGAAAAAAAGCTGTATCAGATACCATTAAATGAAGTCTTGTATTTTGAAACTGTTGATAAAAAAACATTTATGTACACTCAACAAAAAATATTTGAATGTAAAAAGACACTTTCTGCTATTGAACAAGATTTAATAAGGTCAAATGTTGTAAGGATAAGCAAAACAGCCTTATTGAATATTTCTTGTCTGGTCTGTGTTAAACCTTACCCTAACCACAGATTATTGGCAGAACTTAACAATGAAGAAAATCTAATTGTTTCAAGAAAATATATTCCTATTCTAAGAGATAAGATAAGGAGTGGCTATTATGAATAA
- a CDS encoding PadR family transcriptional regulator has protein sequence MLSKSATMLLGLITHQPLNAYEIVKTLDYMNIKYWFNIGTSTVYATIKTLEKKQYLVGEIQKDGNMPDKTVYSITEQGKAVFLETLRTSFLKFDYDTNIFSITAFFLDCLPEKEQKTLLEQRMTVLQEYLAGIQKQHTEEWEKQVNPYHVANLQRMTDIVLAEISGTERLFKATTK, from the coding sequence ATGTTATCAAAATCAGCTACTATGCTTTTAGGGCTTATTACTCATCAACCACTTAATGCCTATGAAATTGTTAAAACTTTAGACTACATGAATATCAAGTATTGGTTCAATATTGGAACGTCTACTGTATATGCCACAATTAAAACTCTAGAGAAAAAGCAATATCTCGTTGGTGAAATACAGAAGGACGGTAATATGCCCGATAAAACTGTTTATTCAATCACGGAACAAGGAAAAGCAGTATTTTTGGAAACTTTGCGAACTTCTTTTTTGAAGTTCGATTATGATACGAATATTTTTTCTATCACAGCATTTTTCCTTGATTGTTTACCAGAAAAAGAACAAAAGACGCTATTAGAACAGCGTATGACCGTTTTACAAGAATATCTTGCTGGTATTCAAAAACAACATACAGAAGAATGGGAAAAACAAGTTAATCCATATCATGTTGCCAATCTACAACGTATGACGGATATTGTCTTAGCTGAAATTAGCGGTACAGAACGACTTTTTAAAGCTACAACAAAATAG
- a CDS encoding conjugal transfer protein — protein MFKKKEKTEKAPKNKKVRTMKVGTHKKSVLLLWAVLLASTSFGVYKNFTAIDTHTVHEKEIIQLRLNDTNGIENFVKNFAKAYYSWDTSKEAIEARTTEISKYLTKELQDLNADTIRTDIPTSATVTNVLVWNVEQSGTNDFTVAYEVDQQVKEGEQTQAVTENYTVTVYVDKDGAMVITQNPTLAPAVQKSKYEPKVQEADVSVSSNTVKDATAFLETFFKLYPTATEKELAYYVKDGVLAPVSGDYVFSELVNPVFTKDGDNLKVSVSVKYLDNKSKMTQISQYELVLHKDDNWKIVE, from the coding sequence ATGTTTAAGAAAAAAGAAAAAACAGAGAAAGCACCTAAGAATAAGAAAGTGCGTACCATGAAAGTCGGGACACATAAGAAATCTGTTCTGCTTTTGTGGGCGGTGCTTCTGGCAAGCACCAGCTTTGGTGTGTATAAGAACTTTACCGCCATTGACACCCACACGGTACATGAAAAAGAAATCATTCAGTTAAGATTGAACGATACCAACGGTATTGAGAATTTCGTCAAGAACTTTGCGAAAGCCTACTACTCATGGGATACCAGCAAGGAAGCCATTGAAGCAAGGACAACAGAAATCAGTAAATACCTTACCAAAGAATTACAGGACTTGAACGCTGATACCATCAGAACGGACATACCAACCAGTGCGACCGTTACAAATGTGCTGGTCTGGAATGTAGAGCAGTCTGGAACGAACGATTTTACCGTTGCCTACGAAGTAGATCAGCAGGTAAAAGAGGGAGAACAGACACAGGCAGTCACAGAAAACTACACCGTGACCGTTTATGTGGATAAGGACGGTGCAATGGTCATTACCCAGAATCCAACCCTTGCTCCGGCGGTACAGAAATCAAAGTATGAACCGAAAGTACAGGAAGCAGATGTCAGTGTCAGTTCCAACACAGTCAAGGACGCTACCGCTTTCTTGGAAACATTCTTTAAGCTTTATCCGACAGCTACGGAAAAAGAACTTGCCTATTACGTCAAAGACGGTGTGCTTGCTCCTGTTTCCGGCGACTATGTATTTTCGGAACTGGTAAACCCTGTCTTTACCAAAGACGGCGATAACCTCAAGGTCAGTGTGTCTGTGAAGTATCTGGATAACAAGTCGAAAATGACACAAATCTCACAGTATGAGCTGGTGCTTCATAAGGACGATAACTGGAAGATTGTAGAATAA
- a CDS encoding bifunctional lytic transglycosylase/C40 family peptidase yields MRLKRILIIGTIFPVLFSIVLFFGILISGEDDDSSNSYSTVYSGMNLSADVLKHQPMVEKYARENGITEYVNVLLAIIQVESGGTATDVMQSSESLGLPPNSLSTEESIKQGCKYFASLLSSCKAKGMNDINVVIQSYNYGGGYADYVAKNGKKHSFNLAENFAKNKSGGTKVTYTNPIAVSKNGGWRYNYGNMFYVELVNQYLNIKQFSNETIQAVMNEALKYQGWKYVYGGSNPNTSFDCSGLTQWCYGKAGISLPRTAQAQYDATQHIPLSQAQAGDLVFFHSTYNTSDYVTHVGIYVGNNQMYHAGNPIGYTDLTSAYWQQHIICAGRIKQ; encoded by the coding sequence ATGAGATTAAAGCGTATCCTTATCATAGGTACGATATTTCCTGTCCTTTTCTCCATCGTCCTCTTTTTCGGGATACTGATTTCCGGCGAAGATGACGACAGTTCCAACAGTTATTCAACTGTCTACTCTGGCATGAACCTGTCAGCCGATGTCCTCAAACATCAGCCGATGGTAGAAAAATACGCCAGAGAAAACGGTATCACGGAGTATGTGAACGTCCTGCTTGCCATCATACAGGTGGAAAGTGGCGGTACGGCTACCGATGTCATGCAGTCCAGCGAAAGTCTTGGACTACCGCCAAACTCATTAAGTACAGAAGAATCCATTAAGCAGGGGTGTAAATATTTTGCGTCCCTGCTTTCTTCCTGTAAAGCCAAAGGCATGAATGACATTAACGTGGTCATACAGTCTTATAACTATGGTGGTGGCTATGCAGACTATGTGGCGAAGAACGGGAAAAAGCACAGCTTCAATCTTGCAGAGAATTTCGCAAAGAATAAATCCGGCGGTACAAAAGTGACCTATACGAACCCGATAGCGGTCAGTAAAAATGGTGGCTGGCGTTATAACTACGGAAATATGTTTTATGTGGAGCTGGTCAACCAATATCTGAACATAAAACAGTTCAGTAATGAAACGATACAGGCGGTTATGAATGAAGCGTTGAAATATCAAGGATGGAAGTATGTCTACGGTGGCAGTAACCCGAACACCTCTTTTGACTGTTCTGGTCTTACCCAGTGGTGCTACGGAAAAGCCGGAATCAGTCTGCCACGAACCGCACAGGCACAGTATGACGCAACCCAGCATATCCCATTGTCACAGGCACAGGCTGGCGATTTGGTCTTTTTCCATTCCACCTACAATACCAGTGACTATGTTACCCATGTAGGAATCTATGTAGGGAACAATCAGATGTATCATGCCGGAAATCCAATCGGCTATACCGATTTGACCTCTGCCTACTGGCAACAGCACATCATTTGTGCCGGAAGAATCAAACAATAG
- a CDS encoding CD3337/EF1877 family mobilome membrane protein yields the protein MMKSVTKEKVFHVLKMVLLAVTVTLVLLSLLGTVAHASGLVDDTVNAGNLYSKYPLSNYQLDFYVDNSWSWLPWNWLDGIGKSVQYGLYCITNFVWTISLYLSNATGYVVQQAYKLDFINDMADSIGKSIQTLAGVTENGFSSSGFYVGFLLIIILIVGVYTAYTGLLKRETSKALHAVINFVVVFIVSASFIAYAPNYIQKINDFSSDISTASLDLGTKIMLPDSQSKGKDSVDLIRDSLFAIQVEKPWLLLQFGNSDTEEIGTDRVEALVSASPSDDDGETRENIVKTEIEDNDNDNLTIPQVVNRLGMVFFLLIFNLGITIFIFLLTGMMLFSQILFIIYAMFLPVSFLLSMIPTYENMAKQAVVRVFNAIMTRAGITLIVTVAFSISSMFYNISTDYPFFMVAFLQIICFAGIYMKLGELMSMFSLNANDSQQIGRRIFRRPMVFMRHRARRMERRIARAVGAGSVAGTVAGASIARAGKPATNQPPKKRENTSASMGSRVGSAVGAVMDTKNKVRDSASSLKENVKDLPTQAGYAVHSAKQKAKDNVSDFKRGVVEERENRQEQRTQKRNLHRENISQKKQELQKAQEARQTVHANGSATAGATRSHERPVATPVPKTAQTDTVIKPDMKRPATSPVIKNVEVKAGKETVRTNIRQEQQVKGVTRTNQPNVVESRSNQKKTTIQKQVNQKQNRKTVTKQPEKGRKK from the coding sequence ATGATGAAATCTGTCACAAAAGAAAAGGTATTCCATGTGCTGAAAATGGTTCTGCTTGCCGTGACCGTCACGCTGGTACTGCTGTCCCTGCTTGGGACGGTAGCTCATGCGTCTGGACTGGTCGATGATACGGTCAATGCAGGCAACCTGTATTCAAAGTATCCGCTTTCCAATTATCAGCTTGATTTTTACGTGGACAATAGCTGGTCATGGCTTCCGTGGAACTGGCTGGACGGCATTGGAAAATCGGTGCAGTACGGGCTTTACTGTATCACAAACTTTGTCTGGACAATCAGCCTGTATCTTAGCAATGCCACAGGATATGTGGTGCAACAGGCGTATAAGCTGGACTTCATCAATGACATGGCAGACAGTATCGGGAAAAGTATCCAGACACTTGCCGGAGTGACCGAAAACGGATTTTCCAGCAGTGGATTCTATGTGGGATTCCTGCTCATTATCATTCTGATTGTAGGTGTTTACACCGCCTATACAGGGCTTCTCAAACGGGAAACAAGCAAAGCACTTCACGCTGTTATCAACTTTGTGGTGGTGTTCATCGTGTCTGCGTCCTTTATTGCTTATGCTCCCAATTATATCCAGAAAATCAATGATTTCAGTTCGGACATCAGCACCGCTTCTCTGGACTTGGGGACAAAAATCATGCTCCCAGATTCACAAAGCAAAGGCAAGGACAGCGTAGACCTTATCCGTGACAGCCTTTTTGCGATACAGGTAGAAAAACCGTGGCTGTTGTTGCAGTTCGGGAACAGCGATACCGAAGAAATCGGGACTGACCGTGTAGAAGCTCTGGTATCTGCCAGCCCGTCCGATGATGATGGGGAAACAAGGGAAAATATTGTGAAAACAGAGATTGAGGATAACGACAATGACAACCTTACCATTCCACAGGTCGTCAACCGTCTTGGCATGGTGTTCTTCCTGCTCATTTTCAATCTCGGTATCACAATCTTTATCTTCCTGCTTACCGGCATGATGTTATTTTCCCAGATACTTTTTATCATATATGCCATGTTTTTGCCTGTCAGCTTTTTACTGTCCATGATACCGACCTATGAGAACATGGCGAAACAGGCAGTTGTCCGTGTATTCAACGCCATTATGACAAGAGCTGGAATCACGCTGATTGTGACCGTGGCATTTTCGATTTCCAGTATGTTCTACAACATTTCCACAGATTATCCGTTCTTCATGGTGGCGTTTTTGCAGATAATCTGTTTTGCCGGAATCTACATGAAGCTCGGAGAGCTAATGAGTATGTTCAGCCTTAATGCCAATGACAGCCAGCAGATAGGTCGCCGGATTTTCCGTAGACCGATGGTGTTCATGCGACACAGGGCAAGACGTATGGAACGCCGAATTGCAAGAGCTGTCGGTGCTGGAAGTGTTGCAGGTACGGTGGCAGGTGCAAGTATTGCCAGAGCCGGAAAGCCAGCAACGAACCAACCGCCAAAGAAACGGGAAAATACCTCTGCCAGCATGGGAAGCCGTGTTGGTTCTGCTGTAGGTGCTGTGATGGATACGAAAAATAAAGTCCGTGACAGTGCTTCTTCTCTGAAAGAAAATGTGAAAGACCTGCCGACACAGGCTGGTTATGCCGTCCATTCTGCCAAACAGAAAGCAAAGGATAATGTATCGGACTTTAAGCGTGGCGTTGTGGAAGAACGGGAAAACCGACAGGAACAGCGTACACAGAAACGCAACCTGCACAGGGAAAATATCTCACAGAAAAAGCAGGAATTACAGAAAGCACAGGAAGCAAGGCAGACAGTTCATGCGAATGGATCAGCGACAGCCGGAGCTACCAGAAGCCATGAACGCCCTGTTGCCACACCTGTTCCAAAAACAGCACAGACCGATACGGTCATAAAGCCGGATATGAAGCGTCCTGCTACTTCTCCTGTGATAAAAAATGTAGAAGTCAAGGCTGGAAAAGAAACTGTCCGAACCAATATCAGACAAGAACAACAGGTCAAAGGTGTTACCAGAACGAACCAGCCAAATGTAGTGGAATCCAGAAGTAATCAAAAGAAAACAACCATACAGAAACAGGTCAACCAAAAACAAAATCGTAAGACTGTTACGAAGCAACCAGAGAAAGGACGGAAGAAATGA